The Fusarium falciforme chromosome 4, complete sequence genomic interval AACAAAAGAAGCGGCTGAGCTCGAGGGATCTAAGACTTTCGCAAAAGATTTTATGGCCAAGTACAATATTCCTGCTGCCGCATATCGGAACTTTGACGACATCGAGAGCGCAAAGACCTATGTCCAGGAGGCAGACCATCGAGTCGTCATCAAAGCCGACGGCCTCGCCGCTGGAAAAGGAGTCGTGCTACCTGAAACAAAGCAGGAGGCCTTGTCCGAGCTCGACAGCATCATGAAAGCTGATGGAAAGTTTTCGGCTGCTGGCTCTTCTGTAGTGATTGAGGAGTTCATGGAAGGAGACGAGATCAGCATCCTGACCTTTAGCGATGGCAAGACTTTCcgatctcttcctccaggACAAGATCATAAGCGCGTCTTTGAGGGAAACAAGGGGCCAAACACTGGAGGCATGGGCGTCTACTCGCCAGTCCCTTTTGCAACTCAGGATGTCCTGGATGAGATTGACAGGTCCATCCTACAGCCCACGTTCGACGGACTTGAAAAGGAGGGTGGGTAAACATGGAACTCGTGAGTCATACAAAGATGCTAATTCAAGCTTCAGGGCGCCCCTTTGTTGGGCTTTTGTTCACAGGTGTCATGATCACGCCCCAAGGGCCCAAGGTCATCGAGTACAACGTGCGGTTTGGGGACCCAGAAACGCAGAGCGCCATGATGCTCCTCTCGGAAGATACAGACCTCGCTGCTGTTCTTCTCGCATGTACCTCAGGAACTCTTGGTCAAGTCAACTTGAGCATGCGCTCAGGCTTCGCATGCAATGTGGTTGTTGCTTCTCAGGGGTACCCAGGGAGGTATGTAACAGGAGTGCCAATCACTCTCCAAACGTGCCCCAAGGATGTTCAAGTTTTCCATGCCGGTACTTTCAGAGACAAAAACGGCCGTTTGAGAACTGGCGGGGGGCGCGTCTTCTCTGTCGCCGCCTGGGGAAGTACCCTCCAGGAGGCTGTTGAGACCGCATACGAGGGTACAAGGAGTGTTCACTTTGACGGCATGTTTTCGCGAAAGGACATTGCTTCTCGGTGagtaatatcttttaatctttGAAGATAATTTCTGGTCATACTAATTAGGTTGGATTTTAGATGTCTACCAACCTGAACGAGAAACACGGCCTTTTGAAGTTACTCACCGAAGATATAAACAAGCCGCAGTCGTCGTAGTGAATAGAAATTTTCAAGTTCTGGCTTCATCAACTAGTTCAAGTGACCAGTATGATGATGCAAAAAAGGATCGGACAAGGCACTTCACTGACCTCCACGGCGGAGTCCGTCAGCTGTGACACTGCGCCGAAGGAGATCAAGGTGGCCGTGGCCACCAGCGGACGAGCATGTGGAAGCTTTCACATTCAATGATCGCGGTAGCAGTTTCTACAAAGTATAGCCTCGAATATTCACGTCCTTTGCCTCCCTGAAGGTGGTGTTTGGTCGCCTTGGTGAGGACTAGCGTATCAGACCCGATCCTTGGGCTGTCCTTTGACAAGGGACGACTCTTTGAAGGGACCAAACTCGCTAATCATATACCAATCATATCTCTTTTAGGAAAACTTTAGCATTACATAATTCAAGTCGCTATTCGCGTCGGTGTCGATGGTTGATGAACAAGAATGCCTTCAGACGTTCATCTGGTGAGCCTCACAGCGTCAAACTAGCCACTCTATTCTGAGCCAGCACCAATACGAACACATACGTCATCGACTCATTCCATGACTCCCACACATATCACTAGAAAATTATGGAATCCTGGAGCATTCTTAAGATGGTAGTGAAAAGGTTAGAGGGCGGGACCAAAAGGAGAAAACCGCCATTTATGATGAATGCCAGCGAGCACCTTCAACATCACCCTCCAACCTTGGCGATTCTGCCTTCTTGTGCTTGTCTAATTTTGTCCTGCGCTCTTTGCGTTAGATAGCTCAAAAAGTCCCACCAGCCCATATGGATGAGAGAATACAGGGCCGGTACGTATGTAGGCAGGCGGGTTAAGGAATAAACGCGACACCAGAACATCATAATTAGCTAAAGATATATCATAATAAAGGTCAAGCTTTAgagcttatttacttattcttattatactctcttGATTATCTTTAGGGGAGGATAAGCTAAAGGGCTCATGCATACCAGCGTCTCTCTTGCATCTCCCCCCGGTTCGCTACTGGTGGAACTAACATAATCTGCCAAGTATATGCGTCGGATATCAACCTTTTTGAAGCCAAGCATTCAGGCGTTGGCAATTTTAAGGACTCTGGCAGAAAATACCTGCCGGCGGAACCCCACAGGCGATGCGACGATGAGGACTTCAACGAGAGTGTACGCGTGGAGTTTCAGTACAGATTCCATAAAGGCAGGACTTGATAGGTGTTTTCGAACCGAGGGTGCATGATAGGTTGGCAAGCAAAAGTCAAAATCCTCTGTATGGCTACAAGCTACTAAGATAGGATCTATGGCAAAGGTCCAAGGGTCAAGCTGAAGGAATTGAGTTACGAGCTGAACTCCTCCACCAAGTGATGGGCGTTTTCAAAGCTGTCTCAAGGCTACAGACAGGGCAGCTATCCTGGGTATTAAGATACGAGAAAATAGTCGAACGAGACCTAATATGCTGCATAGGCACTAACCTTACGGCTCCAGTGGACAAGGCAAATGGTCAACGCAGGCTGCAGGTGAATTGATGACCAGTAGATAACGACGAAGCTTGACTTGATAGATGGAGATCATCCAAGACTGTCAAAGAAACTGGAACTTGGCAGAGGTAATACAGTCGGAGAGGCATGGTTGTGATAAGGTCAATTAGTGCCAGGTCTTCCAGGCATGACTAGAACGAGCGGGAGGGGTGGAAGACTGGGAGTTGTCTTCGAATTACGTACCTACCGAGTCACAGGGCTCCCCTTTCACATATCAACTATACCTTTGGCTGGCTTCTTCTACATACACCAGACATCTTCAgttacctacctacctaagTAGCAATAGATGCAGGAACGGCCCCAAACTATCAGGGACCTTCCTGGCTTCCCAGATGTGGTATTTTTAGGACGTGGGGCTGCACGGAACGGTTGTGGGGTTTGCCCCGAAGGGCTGACCCCACATTCCCGAACCTTATGTCTATCACCGGCCGGTGACAACACGAGAACCCGAACATTGGCAACATCTAAAGGTGCTTAATGAAGCGCATTCCATAGTCATGATAGGTCACTAGTCCAATATATGACGCAGTTATCTTGTAGAATGCAAATCCATCAAGCAGCTGCGATGCCCCCATTAATTCTGCGAAGAGTCATGATGCATCTAGCAAGCCAACGGAGTGCGTCATGTTGGGAGAAAACAACCAGCGATGCGTCGATGAGTTTTCCCAGAAGGAATATAATGTCTTCGTGATAAGCGCAACATCAACAAATCGCAGGATTGGTGTAGTGGTTGTAAGTCATTGAGGCTTCTGAGGTTCATCCCAACGTTACTAACTCTTCCAAGATCACGCATCGTTCACAGCTGCAATCAACGCAAGTTCCGATGAGGTCGCGAGTTCAATCCTCGCATCCTGTACCATTTCTTTTTGCTGGGAGCAGTTGTGGGTTTTTGTTGTGGTTAAACAGCGAGTCCTGCCAGGTCTCGGAGACCTAGGACACAACAGAGCTGGAGGATTTGGTTGCACAATTCATGCGCATAGAAGGAACTGAGAGTTGCGGTTTATGCATATGCACAAGTCACACATTGGGACTGGTCTATCGAGTAGTCCAAGCTGGCGAAGGTGGCACAGGGGCTCCCATCCGCCACACGAAGAGCCCACCTCCCAGAAAGCTTTGTACGTACACATTTTTGCATAAATCAAGACCCAGATGCTCCAGTTTTATCATGAGATTGCTCAAAGAAGAGGTTCCTCAACGGTGGCGGAAGAAAATCCCAAAAACGCCAAAAAGAATCGCCCGATCGTCATGATCAATACAGGCAAAAGAAACAGGTCGAATCGGGGGTCGAACCCGAGGCCTTTCGCGAATTAAGTTTGTGAAGCGAACGTGATAACCACTACACCATTCGACCGGTGCTTGTTGTTGAAAAGAAGGGTTCCAATTTGATCTCACGAGGTTTGCGTGGAGTTGCGGGATTTCCGAGCGTTTTGGGGCGCCCACAATCCAGAGAACCCGTCTCCGGATCCACTTTTAACAAGGTTATTAGTCATACAACTTGGTGCGCATTTGAGGGAAAGTTGGTTGAGCTTCACCCTCTCGCCCAATTTAACAACACTGGTTTGCATCAACAGTAGTTCGCCATTTCCAGGCACAGCACTGCTAGACTTAGTTCCAGAGGATTGTGTTTTTTTCCATAGAAATCCGCCAAGACATAATCCCCAATCAAATATTAGATCTTTGCGAAGGGGTCATCAAGACCAGGAGGCTCGGCGGCACAATACTATCCATACCACAGTGATGCTTCATCCCGCTCCTCACCTTAAGATAAACAGGGGAATCTCTGAACCCCCTAGGGTAtgaattaattcttttagcTGTTGAACCTCGATATTTAGTTCCACTGATCGAAACCAATCGGTGCGCCTTACCCTTCTCCATAGACCGGGGGGTCAGAGTCCAAGGGGGCCAGAGATGCCCGTGTTTATCATATGAAAGGCTACAGTCTAGGTATAGATAGATATAGACTTAAATGGATTGTTGTGGCGTTCACCGCTGCATATATTGCAATCAACTTAATGAGCAACCTTAGTCCTTTCGTACCAACCCACCTCTCGAAATACAGTCTCCCATTCGTTTTCTCGAGAATGTCCAATATCCCGCGTCCTCTACAAGATTAGATATTTTCTCCAACTTAGATTCACAGGTGCGGAGGGGCAATATGGCCACTTCGTGGAGATGTCACAATTTACTTCAAAAAGCTCTCCTGGGCGGTCAAACATCTACGATGTCACGGACTAAGTTCCAGAGTCGCAATTTCCGTCAAAAGAGAAAGCTCCGTGAAGGAGGCTTCAAATGACACTATGACATCCTTCTCGTTGCGCATAACGAGGTTTCGGTACGGGGCGGCGGCAAAGCTTGTTTTATGCGCTGGCATGTCCCTATTTGAAAGAGATGCATTTTGACGGAAATTGCGACTCTGGACCTAAATGACAACATCCCACTTGAACCTCTAAACTGTTTTTTGAAACCACTTCTTCTCTTTATTTCTCAAGGTAGTAAAATGCATGAACTAAGATATGCCCAAGCTACCTGGGTAGTTAAGACAGACCCAGATTGGAtgcaaggccaagaggaaATCAAGATCTCCCACCCTCACTTGGATGATGGAACTTTTATGACCTAAATAACTTGCCAGAGCACCACTCTTGTCTGCCGTTGTGCAACAGGAGCAACGCCTGCGCTCACGATCCATCATGAGATCCATGCATGATGGGGTTTCGCTCGGGTCTTGCGCAGGGCTACGCTCAATTCAAGTTCCATCCATCTTTTTCAT includes:
- a CDS encoding Phosphoribosylamine--glycine ligase, giving the protein MADNLIVLLVGKGAREHALAWKLSQAPSVKKVLVFPGNAGTDQVHPKVSNLETNFEATDYRQLAELAIEIGVGLVVVGPDDAVVDGIEGLFKDVGIPCFAPTKEAAELEGSKTFAKDFMAKYNIPAAAYRNFDDIESAKTYVQEADHRVVIKADGLAAGKGVVLPETKQEALSELDSIMKADGKFSAAGSSVVIEEFMEGDEISILTFSDGKTFRSLPPGQDHKRVFEGNKGPNTGGMGVYSPVPFATQDVLDEIDRSILQPTFDGLEKEGRPFVGLLFTGVMITPQGPKVIEYNVRFGDPETQSAMMLLSEDTDLAAVLLACTSGTLGQVNLSMRSGFACNVVVASQGYPGRYVTGVPITLQTCPKDVQVFHAGTFRDKNGRLRTGGGRVFSVAAWGSTLQEAVETAYEGTRSVHFDGMFSRKDIASR